A genomic stretch from Deltaproteobacteria bacterium includes:
- a CDS encoding FecR domain-containing protein — MKKWISGLAMVILAGWVSSASANQAGKVTQITGQVTITRASGEPVSLRVYEPVMEGDTLQTGADGRVKVMLSDDSVITLSPNSKLVVRTQTFTRAPARRESFMELMQGRVRAAVARYTANYQSTFKIKTPTAVAGVRGSIQVVGTGTPEFMACVEGPCTYGPPGSEVTLQSGQISFMQGGAPTEPREPSLEELAALINSTTMANNGGDDGDDLPGADDTDGGGDAEGGEFGALNLMVVFSRDQPRIDLEPAGGGRGRARVRIDVPFRP, encoded by the coding sequence ATGAAGAAATGGATCAGTGGACTTGCGATGGTAATTCTGGCCGGGTGGGTTTCCTCCGCTAGTGCAAATCAGGCTGGCAAGGTGACGCAAATCACGGGCCAGGTGACGATTACCCGTGCAAGCGGCGAACCGGTCTCTCTGCGTGTCTATGAGCCGGTGATGGAGGGAGACACCCTGCAGACCGGCGCAGATGGCCGGGTGAAGGTCATGCTGAGCGATGACAGCGTGATTACGCTCTCCCCCAACTCCAAGCTGGTCGTCCGGACGCAGACATTTACCCGTGCTCCGGCCCGCCGCGAGAGCTTTATGGAGCTGATGCAGGGCCGTGTGCGCGCTGCCGTGGCCCGGTACACCGCCAACTACCAGAGCACGTTCAAGATCAAGACCCCTACGGCCGTCGCAGGTGTGCGTGGCTCGATCCAGGTGGTCGGTACTGGAACCCCGGAGTTCATGGCCTGTGTTGAAGGCCCTTGTACCTACGGCCCTCCGGGCAGTGAGGTGACACTCCAGAGCGGACAGATTTCGTTCATGCAGGGTGGCGCCCCGACAGAGCCGCGTGAGCCGTCGCTCGAAGAACTGGCGGCGCTCATCAACAGCACCACGATGGCCAATAACGGTGGCGATGACGGCGACGATCTGCCGGGTGCCGATGACACGGATGGCGGTGGCGATGCCGAAGGCGGCGAGTTCGGGGCCCTCAACCTGATGGTTGTATTTAGCCGCGACCAGCCGCGCATTGATCTGGAACCTGCCGGCGGTGGCCGCGGGCGGGCCCGTGTGCGTATCGACGTGCCGTTCCGTCCCTGA
- a CDS encoding tryptophan--tRNA ligase yields the protein MRVLSGMRPTGLLHIGHWEGVLKNWVELQKSGAECFFFSADWHMLTTEYENIHEVTPIVRENVADWIACGVDPSKSVIFVQSRIKETAELFLLLSMITGVSMLENNPTYKEQLAELNRSRVSPPLLQKALKELKGRKVDGTQCEALETDLKKLSEGEFVRELDVTHRILDRAKPLLSEETWQRIYEASVPKDIKTAGFLLYPVLQTADIILYKANEVPVGQDQLPHVEISREITRKFNALYPGKGGKPVFPEPVAKLTPVPKLLGLDGRKMSKSYGNAVMLSDSADEVTAKLKPMKTDEKRQRLTDPGEPNDCNVYSWHELYSSRDECATVAANCRGARWGCMDCKMLLAGNLNRTLEPVRQKRKALLDNPAVIEKIIADGSEKAADVARSTLKEVREVMKIG from the coding sequence TTGAGAGTCCTTTCCGGCATGCGCCCCACCGGACTGCTGCATATCGGCCACTGGGAAGGCGTGCTCAAGAACTGGGTCGAACTCCAGAAGTCCGGTGCGGAATGCTTCTTTTTCTCGGCCGACTGGCACATGCTCACGACCGAGTATGAAAATATCCATGAAGTCACTCCCATCGTACGCGAGAACGTTGCCGACTGGATCGCCTGTGGCGTCGATCCGTCAAAGTCGGTCATTTTCGTTCAATCGCGGATCAAGGAAACTGCCGAGCTGTTTCTCCTCCTTTCCATGATTACCGGCGTCTCCATGCTGGAGAACAATCCGACCTACAAGGAGCAGCTTGCCGAACTGAACAGGTCGCGGGTATCGCCACCGCTTCTCCAGAAGGCACTGAAAGAACTGAAAGGGCGTAAGGTGGATGGCACACAGTGCGAAGCACTGGAGACAGATCTCAAAAAGCTGTCCGAGGGCGAGTTTGTCCGCGAACTGGATGTGACCCACCGGATTCTGGACCGGGCGAAGCCGCTGCTTTCAGAAGAAACCTGGCAGCGAATTTACGAGGCGTCGGTGCCCAAGGACATCAAGACCGCCGGCTTCCTCCTCTACCCCGTGCTCCAGACAGCCGACATCATTCTCTACAAGGCCAACGAGGTCCCCGTCGGGCAGGACCAGCTTCCTCATGTAGAGATCAGCCGCGAGATCACCCGCAAGTTCAACGCGCTCTACCCTGGCAAGGGCGGCAAGCCGGTTTTCCCGGAGCCGGTGGCAAAACTGACTCCTGTTCCAAAGCTGCTCGGTCTCGACGGCCGGAAGATGTCCAAGAGCTATGGAAACGCCGTGATGCTGTCGGATTCAGCCGACGAGGTGACGGCCAAGCTCAAGCCCATGAAAACAGACGAAAAGCGCCAGCGGCTCACCGATCCCGGCGAACCTAACGACTGCAACGTCTACTCCTGGCACGAGCTCTATTCGTCAAGGGACGAGTGCGCCACCGTCGCCGCCAACTGCCGTGGAGCCAGGTGGGGCTGCATGGACTGCAAGATGCTGCTCGCGGGAAACCTGAACCGCACACTCGAACCTGTCCGCCAGAAGCGGAAGGCCCTTCTGGACAACCCCGCCGTCATCGAGAAGATCATCGCAGACGGCTCGGAGAAAGCCGCCGACGTCGCCCGCTCCACACTGAAGGAAGTCCGCGAGGTGATGAAGATCGGGTGA
- a CDS encoding ferredoxin gives MADKGNKYEDNVSGQFYVDKECIDCNACNQTAPDFFSSPEGGGYSFVMKQPTNEDEIAICMEALEGCPVEAIGCDGDK, from the coding sequence ATGGCAGACAAAGGTAACAAGTACGAAGATAACGTCTCCGGCCAGTTTTATGTGGATAAGGAATGCATTGACTGCAACGCCTGCAACCAGACGGCCCCTGATTTTTTCTCGTCGCCTGAAGGCGGCGGTTACAGCTTTGTGATGAAGCAGCCGACGAACGAGGACGAGATTGCCATCTGTATGGAAGCCCTCGAAGGCTGTCCGGTCGAGGCAATCGGCTGCGACGGCGACAAGTAG
- a CDS encoding nucleotide sugar dehydrogenase, whose product MQGKKLVRRLEKGVPRVGVIGLGYVGLPLALEFVRGGCRVTGIDTDTAKVRRINAGRSTVVDVADREVREARQSGRFEVSADYRDLARCDGISIAVPTPLRKSRDPDISYIQGAVEKLVPLLTKGQVIVLESTTYPGTTREIIVPAVEAAGFKVGRDIFVAFSPERVDPGNKVWKIRNTPKVVGGATPACTLAAAALYRRAVDQVVTVGSSDEAEMVKMLENTFRAVNIGLVNELMLMCDRMDINIWNVVNAAKTKPFGFMPFYPGPGIGGHCIPLDPVYLAWKAKMFSHYNRFIELATDINGNMPRFVVNRTARMLSRRSRKALNGAKILVLGLAYKPDVDDLRESPGLEILKLLELEGAHVSYSDPHIPEFSEGDRTLKSVPLTPARLKGFDAAVLVTAHRKFNYPLLVRNLKLILDCRGAIGALLPKVKTVEAL is encoded by the coding sequence ATGCAGGGGAAGAAACTGGTCCGGCGGCTTGAGAAAGGCGTCCCGCGGGTGGGCGTCATCGGCCTGGGCTACGTCGGTTTGCCGCTTGCGCTGGAGTTTGTCCGCGGGGGCTGCCGTGTTACCGGTATTGACACGGATACAGCCAAGGTCAGGCGGATCAACGCCGGACGTTCGACGGTAGTGGATGTCGCCGACCGCGAAGTCCGGGAGGCACGCCAGTCAGGGCGGTTCGAGGTGTCGGCGGACTACCGGGATCTCGCCCGGTGTGATGGCATTTCCATCGCGGTGCCGACGCCGCTCCGGAAATCCCGCGATCCCGATATTTCATACATCCAGGGGGCTGTTGAAAAGCTGGTGCCGCTGCTGACAAAGGGCCAGGTGATCGTGCTGGAAAGCACCACCTATCCCGGTACCACGCGGGAGATCATCGTCCCGGCGGTAGAGGCAGCTGGCTTCAAGGTGGGGCGCGACATTTTTGTCGCCTTTTCTCCAGAGCGGGTCGATCCGGGGAACAAGGTCTGGAAGATCCGCAACACGCCCAAGGTTGTGGGCGGCGCAACGCCGGCCTGCACGCTGGCCGCCGCGGCACTTTACCGGCGCGCCGTGGACCAGGTGGTGACAGTGGGGTCCTCAGACGAGGCCGAGATGGTCAAGATGCTCGAAAATACCTTCCGGGCGGTGAACATCGGCCTTGTGAACGAGCTGATGCTCATGTGCGACCGGATGGATATCAATATCTGGAACGTGGTGAACGCGGCCAAAACCAAGCCCTTCGGCTTCATGCCGTTTTATCCGGGGCCCGGCATCGGCGGCCACTGCATTCCGCTCGATCCCGTGTATCTTGCCTGGAAGGCGAAGATGTTCAGCCACTACAACCGCTTCATCGAGCTAGCGACCGACATCAATGGCAACATGCCGCGCTTCGTGGTGAACCGGACGGCACGGATGCTGTCACGGCGGTCACGGAAGGCTCTAAATGGCGCGAAAATCCTTGTACTTGGCCTCGCCTACAAGCCGGACGTGGATGACCTCCGTGAATCGCCCGGCCTCGAAATCCTGAAACTGCTGGAACTGGAAGGGGCGCATGTCAGTTACAGCGACCCGCATATTCCGGAGTTTTCGGAGGGCGATCGTACCCTGAAGTCCGTGCCGCTCACCCCGGCCCGCCTCAAGGGGTTCGATGCCGCCGTACTGGTGACGGCTCACCGGAAGTTCAACTACCCGCTGCTCGTCCGCAACCTGAAGCTGATCCTCGACTGCCGAGGAGCCATCGGCGCACTGCTCCCCAAGGTGAAAACCGTGGAGGCATTGTAA
- the prfB gene encoding peptide chain release factor 2 (programmed frameshift), with protein MDAAETREIISQSRTRAEEARDRLEKLRRGLDIALRLKEVADVDRKSLEAGFWDDAKAAQSVMKVRTRALEVIEPFQAAERDMAEIGDFLELLKSESDPDLAAELRSKLDAMEKTLGALEFRRMLSGEADPNNAILSINAGSGGTEAQDWAEMLYRMYLRYCERRGWKVELVEETPGEEAGIKSATVNVIGEYAYGYLKAEAGVHRLVRISPFDANKRRHTSFAAVNVIPELDDSIEIEIQDKDLRVDTFRAGGAGGQHQNKTDSAVRYTHIPTGTSVVCRSERSQIQNRAVGLKILKAKLYDLEMQKRNAERDKAAAQKKENAWGSQIRSYVLQPYRMVKDLRTGVTAGNPQAVLDGDLDEFITAFLLGIRREGAGQDVGDEE; from the exons ATGGACGCTGCCGAAACCAGGGAAATCATTAGCCAGAGCCGTACCCGGGCGGAGGAGGCCCGTGATCGCCTCGAGAAGCTCCGGAGGGGGCTT GACATCGCTCTCCGGTTGAAGGAAGTCGCGGACGTTGACCGGAAATCCCTCGAAGCCGGATTCTGGGATGACGCCAAGGCCGCCCAGTCGGTAATGAAAGTCCGGACGCGGGCGCTCGAGGTTATTGAACCGTTCCAGGCAGCCGAGAGAGACATGGCCGAGATCGGCGACTTCCTGGAGCTTCTGAAGTCCGAGTCCGATCCGGATCTGGCCGCTGAACTTCGCAGCAAGCTCGATGCAATGGAGAAAACGCTCGGCGCGCTGGAGTTCCGGCGCATGCTGTCAGGTGAGGCCGACCCGAACAATGCGATCCTGTCGATCAATGCCGGATCGGGCGGGACCGAGGCGCAGGACTGGGCGGAGATGCTGTACCGGATGTACCTCCGGTATTGCGAGCGACGGGGCTGGAAAGTGGAACTGGTCGAGGAAACCCCTGGTGAAGAGGCAGGCATCAAGAGCGCCACGGTCAATGTGATCGGTGAATACGCATACGGCTATTTGAAGGCCGAGGCTGGAGTCCATCGGCTCGTCCGGATATCGCCGTTTGATGCCAACAAGCGGCGGCACACGTCGTTTGCCGCCGTAAACGTGATCCCCGAACTCGACGACTCCATCGAGATCGAGATTCAGGACAAGGATTTGCGTGTGGATACATTCCGGGCGGGCGGGGCAGGCGGCCAGCACCAGAACAAGACCGATTCTGCTGTCCGGTACACACATATTCCGACGGGGACCAGCGTCGTCTGCCGCAGTGAGCGGTCCCAGATCCAGAACCGGGCTGTCGGCCTGAAGATCCTGAAGGCGAAGCTGTATGACCTTGAGATGCAGAAACGTAATGCCGAAAGGGACAAGGCGGCAGCGCAGAAGAAGGAAAATGCCTGGGGGTCGCAGATCCGGAGTTATGTTCTTCAGCCCTACCGGATGGTGAAGGACCTGCGTACTGGCGTCACGGCCGGAAACCCGCAGGCAGTCCTTGATGGGGATCTGGACGAGTTTATCACCGCCTTTCTGCTTGGCATCAGGCGGGAAGGTGCGGGTCAGGATGTGGGCGACGAGGAGTAG
- a CDS encoding site-2 protease family protein yields the protein MLLRDNFSMTAVVLWMTVLIFSLSVHEFAHAWTAWKSGDDTAARMGRLTLNPLAHLDFLGTIMILFAPIGWAKPVPVNPSRFKKPRRDEILVSMAGPASNIVIAMLAGLGLRGLTMAHGNLLQAASGGVDLFAALAGALSLLVFLNFALAFFNLIPIFPLDGSHVLENLLPLEAQMRYREIRPYLPFVLLALIFFTPVLSYLIIVPLSYLAPLLTGYSLNALFHMVGAVTS from the coding sequence TTGCTGCTCCGTGACAACTTCAGCATGACAGCCGTTGTCCTGTGGATGACCGTCCTGATCTTTTCCCTGTCGGTGCACGAGTTCGCCCATGCCTGGACGGCATGGAAGAGCGGCGACGACACGGCAGCCCGGATGGGACGCCTCACCCTGAATCCGCTGGCCCATCTCGATTTCCTTGGGACCATCATGATTCTCTTCGCACCGATCGGCTGGGCCAAACCCGTACCGGTGAACCCGAGCCGGTTCAAGAAGCCCCGCCGGGACGAAATCCTTGTTTCGATGGCCGGGCCGGCATCGAACATCGTCATCGCCATGCTGGCGGGTCTTGGACTCCGGGGCCTCACAATGGCCCACGGGAACCTGCTTCAGGCGGCGTCCGGAGGCGTGGACCTGTTCGCCGCGCTGGCCGGGGCGCTTTCGCTGCTGGTCTTCCTCAACTTTGCGCTGGCTTTCTTCAACCTGATCCCGATCTTCCCGCTGGACGGCAGCCACGTCCTCGAAAACCTGCTACCGCTGGAAGCGCAGATGCGTTACCGGGAGATACGGCCCTACTTGCCGTTCGTGCTGCTGGCGCTCATTTTTTTCACACCCGTCCTGTCGTATCTCATCATCGTGCCGCTTTCCTACCTTGCGCCGCTATTGACGGGCTATTCGCTGAACGCGCTGTTCCACATGGTCGGCGCCGTGACGAGCTGA
- the sfsA gene encoding DNA/RNA nuclease SfsA, protein MKFDPPLIKGTLIKRYKRFLADVELETGEKVVAHVPNSGSMKGCAEPGWPVALTFNADPERKLKYTLELVKSGKFWIGANTMRPNRLAEEAITGGVIRELAGFTTIRREVKYGKNSRVDLLLEDPKKGTVYVEVKNVTMPGGDGSAAFPDAVTERGLKHLEELAAVISRGTRAAMLYWVNRGDADFVRAAHEIDTAYARGLKKAVSRGVEVYAIRAEVSLAGIRPGTQIKVEI, encoded by the coding sequence GTGAAGTTCGATCCTCCCCTCATCAAGGGGACACTGATCAAGCGGTACAAACGGTTTCTGGCTGATGTGGAGCTGGAAACAGGCGAGAAAGTAGTGGCTCATGTGCCGAACTCCGGCTCGATGAAGGGGTGTGCCGAACCGGGCTGGCCGGTGGCCCTGACGTTCAACGCGGATCCGGAACGAAAGCTCAAATACACCCTCGAACTGGTGAAGTCGGGAAAATTCTGGATCGGTGCCAATACGATGCGTCCCAACCGGCTTGCCGAGGAGGCGATCACGGGCGGGGTTATCAGGGAACTCGCTGGTTTCACAACGATTCGCCGGGAGGTCAAGTATGGAAAGAACTCGCGAGTGGATCTGCTGCTGGAAGACCCCAAAAAGGGGACCGTTTATGTTGAGGTGAAAAACGTCACCATGCCGGGCGGTGACGGATCGGCGGCGTTTCCGGATGCTGTTACCGAGCGGGGGCTCAAGCATCTGGAGGAACTGGCAGCAGTTATCTCAAGGGGGACAAGGGCGGCGATGCTCTACTGGGTGAATCGCGGGGATGCGGACTTTGTCAGGGCTGCACATGAAATCGACACCGCTTATGCGAGAGGTCTCAAGAAGGCTGTCAGCCGTGGGGTGGAGGTCTATGCCATCCGGGCGGAGGTGTCGCTCGCGGGGATCAGGCCCGGCACGCAAATAAAGGTCGAAATATGA
- the rsmI gene encoding 16S rRNA (cytidine(1402)-2'-O)-methyltransferase, which translates to MATLFVVATPIGNLGDLTPRAAETLKSVGLIVCEDTRISGPLMHRIGTRAPLKAHFKGREAEGVEEILAALDAGTDVALISDAGTPLVSDPGQRLVARAADGGHRIVPIPGGSAPVALISVAAFKTEAFTWIGFLPSPQQERRGTLSRYRDRPEALVFFESPRRLVETLTDCMAVFGPNRPAVIGRELTKLHEEIVRGTLKELHGNFAARADIPGEVTVAVEGFTGETETVTLESLTPEILEGIGKGEGTRQIAQRLAAVYGLPRRDVYERVLELAGRK; encoded by the coding sequence ATGGCCACGCTTTTTGTCGTTGCAACGCCCATCGGGAACCTGGGAGATCTCACTCCGCGGGCGGCTGAAACACTGAAGAGCGTGGGGCTCATCGTCTGCGAGGATACCCGCATCTCGGGGCCGCTGATGCACCGGATCGGCACCAGGGCACCGCTGAAGGCCCATTTCAAGGGACGCGAGGCCGAGGGCGTGGAGGAGATACTGGCAGCGCTCGATGCCGGGACCGACGTCGCGCTGATTTCCGATGCCGGCACCCCGCTGGTGAGCGACCCCGGTCAGCGGCTGGTGGCCCGGGCCGCCGATGGCGGCCACCGGATTGTCCCCATTCCCGGCGGTTCGGCTCCGGTGGCGCTCATTTCGGTGGCGGCGTTCAAAACCGAAGCCTTCACCTGGATCGGCTTCCTGCCGTCTCCGCAGCAGGAGCGGCGGGGAACCCTCTCCCGGTACCGGGACCGGCCGGAAGCGCTCGTCTTCTTTGAAAGCCCAAGGCGGCTGGTCGAGACACTGACCGACTGCATGGCTGTGTTCGGTCCCAATCGCCCGGCCGTTATCGGCCGTGAACTCACCAAGCTGCACGAGGAAATCGTGCGTGGCACGTTGAAGGAACTTCACGGCAATTTTGCCGCTCGCGCCGACATACCCGGAGAAGTGACCGTTGCCGTCGAGGGGTTCACGGGGGAGACGGAAACCGTCACGCTGGAGAGCCTTACCCCGGAGATACTGGAGGGTATCGGCAAGGGTGAAGGTACCCGCCAGATCGCCCAGCGGCTCGCTGCCGTATACGGGCTTCCACGCAGGGACGTCTATGAACGTGTGCTGGAACTGGCGGGAAGGAAGTGA
- the queG gene encoding tRNA epoxyqueuosine(34) reductase QueG → MKPDPGRLLKERAADLGFAITGSASVLPVPGAEAFTSWIERGLHGSMDYLAQRAADRLDPARLLSGARSVFMAAVNYARGEPLSPQLGMGQVARYAWGRDYHNIVGKRLKKLQRFALNELGMETYRCVDSGPLLERQYAAEAGLGWAGRHTLLINPDMGSWLLLGGMIVDRELEPDIPGTDACGSCRLCIDACPTQAISFKRREVDARRCISYLTIESRVALPRDLRAGIGSWIFGCDVCQEVCPHNRNTACSADPAFSPDDRNAVISLESVLSASDDELRARFHATPLARPGPAGLRRNALVVAGNQKVEGLAPLIRMLAGDADPLIRGQAVWALGQMGDMSTVEKLRSDPDAGVRDEAEALLSRR, encoded by the coding sequence GTGAAGCCAGACCCGGGCAGGCTGCTGAAAGAGCGGGCGGCAGACCTGGGTTTCGCCATTACGGGTAGTGCATCGGTCTTACCGGTGCCGGGTGCCGAAGCCTTCACATCCTGGATTGAGCGTGGCCTGCACGGTTCGATGGACTATCTGGCCCAACGGGCAGCCGACCGTCTGGACCCGGCACGTCTTCTTTCTGGTGCCAGAAGTGTGTTCATGGCTGCCGTGAACTATGCCCGCGGCGAGCCACTATCTCCACAGTTGGGCATGGGCCAGGTGGCACGCTACGCCTGGGGACGCGACTACCACAATATCGTCGGCAAGCGGCTGAAGAAACTCCAGCGGTTCGCCCTCAATGAACTGGGTATGGAAACCTACCGGTGCGTCGACTCCGGGCCGCTTCTGGAGCGGCAATACGCTGCCGAGGCGGGGCTTGGATGGGCTGGCCGGCATACGCTGCTCATCAACCCGGACATGGGAAGCTGGCTGCTGCTCGGAGGGATGATCGTTGACCGCGAGCTGGAACCGGATATCCCGGGCACAGATGCCTGCGGCTCCTGCCGCTTGTGCATAGATGCCTGCCCCACCCAGGCGATCAGTTTCAAGCGGCGCGAGGTCGATGCCCGCCGGTGTATTTCCTATCTGACGATCGAAAGCCGTGTAGCTTTGCCCCGTGACCTCAGGGCCGGCATCGGGTCGTGGATATTCGGTTGTGACGTTTGCCAGGAAGTCTGTCCGCATAACCGCAATACAGCGTGCTCGGCCGATCCCGCCTTTTCGCCGGATGACCGGAATGCGGTGATCAGCCTGGAATCGGTTCTATCAGCCAGTGACGATGAACTCCGGGCCCGTTTCCATGCGACACCGCTTGCGCGCCCCGGTCCGGCTGGATTGCGCCGGAACGCACTTGTCGTCGCGGGCAACCAGAAAGTGGAGGGCCTCGCGCCGCTGATCCGCATGCTGGCAGGCGATGCCGATCCGCTCATTCGGGGGCAGGCCGTCTGGGCACTCGGCCAGATGGGCGATATGAGTACAGTCGAGAAGCTCCGCAGCGACCCCGATGCCGGCGTACGGGATGAGGCGGAGGCGTTGCTGAGCAGGCGCTAA
- a CDS encoding tetratricopeptide repeat protein, with amino-acid sequence MNQFSLYFRRGAIAIALGLLPVSGLVRQAGAQDAPAAAEEAPAESTEAAQAEAHAADATPAEEAPSYSGAEGTKSEIVIEKAIIELDQGNPKEALRLVEEALALKPDEPGLLRLKGVALNALNKPRDAAKVLSGITESHPDYKAHYTPLGSAYLKQEQCDLAVPAFRKGADADPTDGVARYGIGICQFQKGEYKDATQWFEQSAALGTNRNASEYFRALSFYRMEEKDQARTGFQALVDRAPDSTHGKEAKKYIARIDGGEAEGDEDFKLVPSLAVGWSFDSNVGLTPDGELLPTFLKKKGDNRLELSLGLDITTKISDQFRLSGSLSNAENSYLNNTDYNQGVTNALIYGTFETGAKDEEVGVTLAYDYTWFRLGRYMGIKTALADTDGDGVIGSAGDDPTPRKWGIRYGTFSHSHNFVLAGYKRMQEWTFDLRGTMGWERYPSEQIAPFLNNGAAPNNRESMNLGLSAGGTYATKTWMAGTDLGLANRNAKSSQYSYLGLRWNTNAQYLPTKKIALRNGTRLSYSVHGASDAAYCGLAGGPPNTSPCPVDSERKDFSFTWTPEIAFKVSEITEFYMNYALELRTSSLASFEYDRQMIGAGARVRWE; translated from the coding sequence ATGAACCAGTTTTCCTTGTACTTTCGCCGGGGAGCGATTGCGATTGCGTTAGGGCTTCTGCCCGTTTCCGGTTTGGTTCGGCAGGCTGGGGCCCAGGATGCCCCGGCCGCCGCCGAAGAGGCACCTGCTGAAAGCACTGAAGCTGCACAGGCGGAGGCACATGCCGCTGACGCCACTCCAGCGGAAGAAGCCCCAAGTTACAGCGGTGCTGAAGGTACCAAGTCTGAGATTGTTATCGAGAAGGCAATCATCGAACTGGACCAGGGCAATCCAAAGGAAGCTCTCCGGCTGGTCGAGGAAGCACTGGCGCTGAAACCCGATGAGCCCGGACTTCTCCGCCTGAAGGGCGTGGCGCTGAATGCGCTGAACAAGCCGCGCGATGCGGCAAAGGTTCTCTCGGGAATTACCGAATCACACCCGGACTACAAGGCCCACTATACGCCGCTGGGCAGCGCCTACCTGAAGCAGGAACAGTGCGACCTTGCGGTGCCGGCATTCCGCAAGGGGGCTGATGCTGATCCGACGGATGGCGTGGCCCGGTATGGTATCGGTATCTGCCAGTTCCAGAAGGGCGAATACAAGGATGCGACCCAGTGGTTCGAGCAGTCGGCAGCTCTCGGGACCAATCGCAACGCTTCTGAATACTTCCGCGCCCTTTCGTTCTACCGGATGGAAGAAAAAGACCAGGCGCGGACCGGCTTCCAGGCCCTTGTTGACCGCGCTCCTGATTCCACGCACGGAAAGGAAGCGAAGAAATATATCGCCCGGATAGACGGCGGCGAGGCCGAAGGCGATGAGGATTTCAAACTGGTCCCGTCGCTGGCGGTCGGATGGTCGTTCGATTCCAACGTCGGCCTTACGCCGGATGGAGAACTCCTCCCGACCTTCCTGAAGAAGAAGGGCGATAACCGGCTGGAACTGTCGCTGGGGCTGGACATCACAACGAAGATCAGCGACCAGTTCCGGCTGTCAGGGTCGCTCAGCAACGCCGAAAACTCGTACTTGAACAACACCGACTATAACCAGGGTGTTACGAACGCGCTTATTTACGGAACGTTCGAGACCGGCGCGAAGGATGAGGAAGTGGGCGTTACACTGGCCTACGACTACACGTGGTTCCGTCTTGGCCGTTACATGGGCATCAAGACCGCTCTGGCTGATACCGATGGCGATGGTGTCATCGGTAGCGCAGGCGACGACCCGACACCCCGCAAATGGGGTATCCGGTACGGTACCTTCAGCCACAGCCACAATTTCGTTCTGGCAGGCTACAAGCGGATGCAGGAGTGGACATTCGACCTGCGCGGCACCATGGGATGGGAGCGTTACCCGTCGGAGCAGATCGCTCCGTTCCTCAATAATGGCGCTGCGCCCAATAACCGCGAATCGATGAATCTGGGACTGAGTGCAGGTGGCACCTATGCAACCAAGACCTGGATGGCCGGGACCGACCTTGGGCTTGCCAACCGGAATGCCAAGTCGTCGCAGTATTCGTATCTGGGACTTCGCTGGAACACGAACGCGCAGTACCTGCCCACCAAGAAAATTGCGCTTCGCAACGGCACCCGCCTCAGCTATTCGGTCCACGGTGCTTCGGACGCGGCCTACTGCGGACTGGCAGGTGGACCGCCGAATACCAGCCCTTGTCCGGTCGATTCCGAGCGTAAGGATTTCTCGTTTACCTGGACTCCGGAAATCGCATTTAAAGTGAGCGAAATTACGGAATTCTATATGAACTATGCGCTAGAATTGCGTACCTCGTCGCTGGCGTCGTTTGAGTATGACCGTCAGATGATTGGGGCCGGAGCCCGGGTCCGCTGGGAGTAA
- a CDS encoding peptidylprolyl isomerase, with amino-acid sequence MAFAQTSKKLPTGGPTVEIETRLGKITCHLFPKQAPKTVENFIGLATGKKEWTDPRTQKPVKGKSLYEGTLFHRVIRDFMIQGGDPLGTGTGGPGYRFEDEFSPDLTFDRPGLLAMANSGPGTNGSQFFITVKATPWLNNRHTIFGDCTDPASQATTDKISVEPTAPGDRPLEPVIINKIRVIEPKKEKK; translated from the coding sequence CTGGCATTCGCCCAGACATCGAAAAAGCTTCCCACGGGCGGCCCCACTGTCGAGATTGAAACCCGGCTGGGCAAGATCACCTGTCATCTGTTCCCCAAGCAGGCGCCCAAGACGGTCGAGAACTTCATCGGTCTCGCTACCGGCAAGAAGGAATGGACCGATCCACGCACCCAGAAGCCGGTGAAAGGCAAATCCCTATACGAGGGCACGCTTTTCCACCGCGTGATCCGCGACTTCATGATCCAGGGCGGCGATCCGCTCGGCACCGGGACTGGCGGGCCTGGTTACAGGTTTGAGGACGAGTTCAGCCCGGACCTTACGTTCGACCGCCCGGGTTTGCTTGCCATGGCGAACTCCGGCCCCGGCACCAACGGCTCGCAGTTCTTTATCACGGTGAAGGCGACGCCGTGGCTGAACAACCGCCATACGATCTTCGGTGATTGTACCGATCCGGCAAGCCAGGCTACAACCGACAAGATTTCGGTCGAGCCAACGGCCCCCGGCGACCGGCCCCTTGAGCCCGTCATTATCAACAAGATCCGCGTGATCGAGCCAAAAAAAGAGAAAAAGTAG